Proteins found in one Nostoc sp. NIES-3756 genomic segment:
- a CDS encoding DUF4327 family protein: MDTAVKYDIEVIKDEARLLISKGVVNRQQPIYALCRYIPERDWPFFEIELEKNEFLLRDRVIDLLSQDKWEED, from the coding sequence ATGGATACCGCAGTAAAATATGACATCGAAGTTATCAAGGATGAAGCGCGTCTCCTTATCTCTAAGGGGGTTGTGAATCGTCAACAACCAATTTATGCTTTGTGTAGATATATTCCAGAGCGCGACTGGCCATTTTTTGAAATAGAGTTAGAGAAAAACGAATTTTTGCTGAGAGATAGAGTTATCGACTTGTTGAGCCAGGACAAATGGGAAGAGGACTAA
- a CDS encoding chlorophyll a/b-binding protein, producing MRTNNAIVDDQGLMNNFAIEPKVYVDEQGDRTGFTPYAEVLNGRLAMIGFISLIALEVFTGKGIFGLLASLQ from the coding sequence ATGCGTACAAATAATGCCATCGTTGACGACCAAGGTTTGATGAACAACTTTGCGATTGAGCCTAAAGTATATGTAGATGAACAAGGCGATCGCACTGGGTTCACACCTTATGCAGAAGTACTAAATGGTCGTTTGGCAATGATCGGTTTTATCTCACTAATTGCTTTAGAAGTATTTACAGGAAAAGGAATTTTCGGTCTTTTAGCAAGCTTGCAATAA
- a CDS encoding DUF1565 domain-containing protein, which produces MAQTFYVNPATGNDTNPGSQSAPFKTITQALKVSASDTTIQLAEGTYNAASGEVFPLTIPSTFKVVGNEANKGRNILIEGSGNYLSRTFAGQNVTFVLQNNSELRGVTVTNPASRGSGVWVESTTLTIANSTFINCKREGVFATGDANPVITGNVFTENAANGIAIAKNSKGQIQGNTCFKTGFGIAVSDTASPTLTDNKIYENRSGVVVSGAARPILRNNLIENNTDDGLTVIGTALPDIGNTNNPGGNIFRNNAKFDLQNVSSNKLVSTGNQIDATKVAGNVEVIVSQVPTPTPTPTPAPAPVPTPTPTPAPVPVPTPTPTPAPVPVPIPTPTPAPVPVPTPTPTPAPVPIPTPTPVPAPVPIPTPTPTPTPTPAPIELKDVGNHWAAPFIRELVKQNIVSGFPDGTFRPDATMTRAQYAALLVKAFNPSPNRAVIRFKDVPDKFWAFKVIQQAYQGLLLSGFPDNTFRPNDNIQRVQVIVSLVNGLGLGLSADVAKAIKIFDDQAKIPDYAKDEVAKAIEKRIIVNHPNLKQLNPTREATRAEVVAIVYQALVDADRVAAIDSPYIVNA; this is translated from the coding sequence ATGGCACAGACTTTTTACGTAAATCCAGCTACAGGCAATGATACTAACCCCGGTAGCCAATCAGCACCATTCAAAACAATTACCCAAGCCTTAAAAGTTTCCGCCTCTGACACTACTATCCAACTGGCAGAAGGTACTTACAATGCTGCAAGTGGTGAAGTTTTCCCCCTGACAATTCCATCTACTTTCAAAGTAGTAGGAAATGAAGCCAACAAAGGTAGAAACATCTTAATTGAAGGTAGTGGTAACTATCTCAGCCGTACTTTTGCAGGGCAAAATGTCACATTTGTACTCCAGAATAACTCTGAACTGCGCGGCGTAACTGTAACAAATCCTGCCAGCCGTGGTAGTGGCGTTTGGGTAGAATCAACTACACTAACTATAGCTAATTCTACCTTTATCAATTGTAAGCGTGAAGGCGTATTTGCTACAGGTGACGCTAACCCAGTAATTACTGGTAATGTGTTTACAGAGAATGCCGCTAATGGAATTGCGATCGCTAAAAACTCTAAAGGACAAATTCAAGGTAATACCTGCTTCAAAACTGGTTTTGGTATTGCTGTCAGCGATACTGCATCACCCACACTTACAGATAACAAAATTTACGAAAACCGTTCGGGAGTTGTTGTCTCTGGGGCTGCTCGTCCCATATTGCGTAATAATCTTATAGAAAATAATACTGACGATGGTTTGACAGTCATTGGTACTGCATTACCCGATATCGGCAATACTAACAACCCTGGCGGTAATATTTTCCGCAATAATGCCAAATTTGATTTGCAAAATGTTAGTTCCAATAAGTTGGTGTCTACAGGTAATCAAATAGATGCTACTAAAGTTGCAGGAAATGTAGAGGTGATAGTAAGTCAGGTTCCCACACCAACACCAACACCCACACCTGCACCTGCACCAGTACCCACACCAACACCCACACCCGCACCTGTACCAGTACCCACGCCAACACCAACACCTGCACCTGTACCTGTACCCATACCAACACCCACACCTGCACCTGTACCAGTACCCACACCAACACCAACACCTGCACCTGTACCAATACCCACACCAACACCAGTACCCGCACCTGTACCAATACCCACACCAACACCCACACCAACACCCACACCCGCACCTATAGAATTAAAGGATGTTGGCAATCATTGGGCAGCACCATTTATTAGAGAGTTAGTAAAACAGAATATAGTTAGCGGCTTTCCAGACGGTACATTCAGACCAGATGCAACAATGACAAGGGCGCAATATGCAGCCTTATTAGTAAAAGCTTTCAACCCATCACCAAATCGGGCTGTAATTAGATTTAAAGATGTACCTGATAAGTTCTGGGCATTCAAGGTAATTCAACAAGCATACCAAGGTCTACTTCTTTCTGGCTTTCCCGATAACACCTTCCGTCCTAACGACAATATTCAACGTGTGCAAGTGATAGTCTCCTTAGTCAATGGACTAGGACTAGGCTTATCGGCTGATGTTGCCAAAGCTATCAAAATATTTGATGACCAAGCTAAAATTCCAGATTACGCCAAAGACGAGGTAGCCAAAGCCATAGAGAAACGCATCATCGTTAACCATCCAAATCTCAAACAACTCAATCCTACCCGCGAAGCTACACGCGCAGAGGTAGTGGCAATAGTTTACCAAGCCTTAGTAGATGCTGACCGTGTAGCGGCGATTGATTCGCCTTATATCGTCAATGCTTAA
- the ppsA gene encoding phosphoenolpyruvate synthase codes for MVNILINPQSDSVFKEKVLVLPLNQVGIADIALVGGKNASLGEMIQQLRRKGVKVPTGFATTAFAYRYFITSAGLEAKLREIFADLDVEDVQNLRQRGKQARSLMLQTPFPSALQDAIAQAYANLCQEYGADTDVAVRSSATAEDLPDASFAGQQETYLNVHGLPAVLESCHKCFASIFTDRAISYRQIKGFDHFNIALSVGVQKMVRSDLATSGVMFSIDTETGFKDAALITAAYGLGENVVQGAVNPDEYLVFKPTLKQGYRSIIEKRLGTKEIKMVYDLGGSKLTKNVSVPHSERNVFALNDEDILQLAHWACIIEEHYSQVRGVYTPMDIEWAKDGLTNELFIVQARPETVQSQKPNNVLRNYRLSQTGEENNQSLTPIVTGRSVGEMIGQGKARVILDVHQINQFQPGEVLVTNRTDPDWEPIMKRASAIVTNSGGRTCHAAIIARELGIPAIVGCGNATTVLKTAQEITVSCAEGETGKVYAGLLPYEIKEILLEKLPRTRTQIMMNLGNPEEAFGLTSIPNDGVGLARMEFIINNHIKAHPLALIHFDELADELAKYKIAELTAQYEDKAQFFVDKLAQGIATIAAAFYPKPVIVRLSDFKSNEYANLLGGRQFEPKEENPMIGWRGASRYYDPRYSEGFALECQAMKRVRDDMGLTNVILMVPFCRTPNEGRRVLAEMAKHGLVRGENGLQVYVMCELPSNVELADEFCQVFDGFSIGSNDLTQLTLGLDRDSQLVAHLFDERDEAVTRMIAKAIATVKQHGCKIGICGQAPSDYPEFACFLVEQGIDSISLNPDSVLKTLLEIADTEQSVDC; via the coding sequence ATGGTAAATATACTAATAAATCCCCAATCTGATTCAGTGTTTAAAGAAAAAGTTCTAGTTTTACCTCTGAATCAAGTGGGAATTGCAGATATCGCCTTAGTAGGTGGAAAAAATGCCTCCTTGGGTGAGATGATTCAGCAATTGCGGCGTAAGGGTGTGAAAGTTCCGACTGGGTTCGCTACAACTGCATTTGCCTATAGATATTTCATTACCTCCGCCGGGTTAGAAGCTAAATTAAGAGAGATTTTTGCAGATTTAGATGTAGAGGATGTGCAGAATTTACGCCAGCGTGGTAAACAAGCTAGGTCGCTAATGCTGCAAACGCCTTTCCCATCGGCATTACAAGATGCGATCGCCCAAGCTTATGCCAACCTCTGCCAAGAATACGGTGCTGATACCGATGTGGCTGTCCGTTCTAGCGCCACGGCTGAGGATTTACCTGACGCAAGCTTTGCTGGACAACAAGAAACTTATCTCAATGTCCACGGTTTACCAGCCGTCCTCGAATCTTGTCACAAGTGTTTTGCTTCCATCTTTACTGACCGCGCTATCTCCTATCGCCAAATTAAAGGCTTTGACCACTTCAATATTGCCCTATCCGTCGGCGTACAAAAAATGGTGCGTTCTGACTTGGCTACTTCTGGGGTGATGTTCTCCATCGATACGGAAACAGGCTTTAAAGATGCAGCTTTGATTACAGCTGCCTATGGCTTGGGAGAAAACGTCGTTCAAGGTGCAGTTAACCCCGATGAATATTTAGTCTTTAAACCAACGCTGAAACAAGGATACCGTTCAATTATTGAAAAACGCCTTGGCACTAAAGAAATTAAGATGGTATATGACTTGGGCGGTTCAAAATTGACTAAGAACGTTTCCGTTCCCCACTCAGAACGCAACGTTTTTGCCCTCAACGATGAAGATATTCTCCAACTAGCACACTGGGCTTGCATTATCGAAGAACACTATTCTCAAGTGCGTGGTGTCTACACGCCAATGGATATTGAATGGGCGAAAGATGGTTTAACTAATGAATTGTTTATTGTCCAAGCACGCCCAGAAACGGTGCAATCCCAAAAGCCAAACAATGTGTTGCGAAATTATCGGTTATCGCAAACTGGAGAAGAAAATAACCAATCTCTCACACCCATTGTTACTGGTCGCAGTGTTGGGGAAATGATTGGACAAGGTAAAGCGAGAGTAATTCTTGATGTCCATCAAATTAACCAGTTTCAACCGGGAGAAGTGTTAGTTACTAACCGCACTGACCCTGACTGGGAACCGATTATGAAACGGGCTAGCGCCATTGTTACTAACTCTGGTGGTAGAACTTGTCACGCAGCGATTATTGCCAGGGAATTGGGCATCCCGGCGATTGTGGGGTGTGGTAATGCGACTACTGTTTTAAAAACTGCACAGGAAATTACTGTCAGTTGTGCAGAAGGGGAAACAGGTAAAGTTTATGCTGGCTTATTACCCTATGAAATCAAAGAAATTCTGCTAGAAAAATTGCCCCGCACCCGTACCCAAATTATGATGAATTTGGGAAATCCCGAAGAAGCCTTTGGCTTAACGAGTATTCCTAATGATGGGGTGGGATTGGCCAGGATGGAGTTTATTATTAACAACCACATCAAAGCGCATCCTTTGGCATTGATTCACTTCGATGAGTTGGCAGACGAATTAGCTAAATATAAAATTGCGGAATTAACAGCCCAATATGAAGATAAAGCCCAATTCTTTGTCGATAAACTAGCTCAAGGAATCGCCACGATCGCAGCTGCATTTTATCCCAAACCTGTCATAGTCCGCCTCTCTGACTTCAAGAGTAACGAATACGCCAACCTCTTGGGTGGTAGACAGTTTGAACCCAAAGAAGAAAACCCCATGATTGGCTGGCGTGGTGCTTCCCGCTACTATGACCCCCGCTACAGCGAAGGTTTTGCCCTAGAGTGTCAGGCCATGAAACGAGTCCGCGACGACATGGGTTTAACTAACGTCATTTTAATGGTTCCCTTCTGCCGCACTCCCAACGAAGGACGGCGCGTGTTAGCCGAGATGGCAAAACATGGGTTAGTGCGGGGGGAAAACGGCTTACAAGTCTACGTCATGTGTGAGTTACCCAGTAACGTGGAGTTAGCAGACGAATTTTGTCAAGTATTTGATGGTTTTTCTATTGGTTCCAATGACTTGACACAGTTAACCTTGGGACTAGATAGAGATTCGCAGTTAGTCGCCCATTTATTTGATGAACGCGACGAAGCTGTTACGCGGATGATAGCTAAAGCGATCGCCACTGTTAAACAGCACGGATGTAAAATTGGTATCTGCGGTCAAGCGCCAAGCGATTACCCAGAATTTGCCTGTTTCTTAGTCGAACAAGGAATTGATTCTATTAGTCTTAACCCTGATTCAGTGCTTAAGACTTTATTGGAAATTGCTGATACTGAGCAGAGTGTTGACTGTTGA
- a CDS encoding polyphosphate kinase 2 family protein: MNQDAFIVPPGSKVSLRKNYDPAYQDGYHEKAEAAQELQANIQQLAKYQDTLYAQNTYALLIIFQAMDAAGKDSTIKHVMSGVNPQGFQVFSFKAPSDEELDHDYLWRATKALPERGRIGIFNRSYYEETLVVRVHPELLRKQNLPLTYKSDQIWKQRFEEINNFEKYLVNNGVVVLKFFLNVSKDEQKKRFLERIKYPDKNWKFSVNDVRERAFWDDYMEAYEEVFQHTSTDYAPWYIIPANRKWYTRLVVSDIICSKLQQLNLKYPTVSEEHHQELLKAKNILEQEV, translated from the coding sequence ATGAATCAGGATGCTTTTATTGTTCCCCCAGGGTCAAAAGTTTCTCTGCGGAAAAATTATGATCCTGCTTATCAGGATGGCTATCATGAAAAAGCTGAGGCAGCCCAAGAACTCCAAGCAAATATTCAACAATTAGCTAAGTATCAAGATACCCTCTACGCTCAAAATACTTACGCTCTTTTGATTATCTTTCAAGCAATGGATGCGGCTGGCAAAGATAGCACTATTAAACATGTTATGTCTGGTGTGAATCCTCAGGGATTTCAGGTGTTTAGTTTTAAAGCTCCTAGCGACGAAGAATTAGACCATGATTATCTTTGGCGTGCTACAAAGGCTCTACCAGAACGAGGGCGTATTGGCATATTTAATCGTTCGTATTATGAAGAAACACTAGTAGTTCGCGTACATCCAGAACTTTTGAGAAAGCAAAATCTTCCTCTTACTTATAAGAGCGATCAGATTTGGAAACAACGCTTTGAAGAAATTAATAATTTTGAGAAATATTTAGTCAATAATGGGGTTGTTGTTCTTAAGTTCTTTTTAAATGTTTCTAAAGATGAACAAAAAAAGCGTTTTTTAGAACGGATAAAATATCCTGATAAAAACTGGAAATTTTCTGTAAATGATGTGCGTGAGCGAGCTTTTTGGGATGATTATATGGAGGCTTACGAGGAAGTTTTTCAGCATACGAGTACTGACTATGCTCCTTGGTATATCATCCCTGCCAATCGTAAATGGTATACACGTCTAGTAGTGTCTGATATTATCTGTTCTAAATTACAACAGTTAAATCTCAAATATCCTACAGTTAGCGAAGAACATCACCAGGAACTTTTGAAGGCTAAGAATATTTTGGAGCAGGAAGTTTAA